The region GCCGGGTACAATTCAGATCCTACAACTGGTTCAAATGTTGTTCCCATCTATCAGACATCCTCTTATATGTTTAAAGATACTAATCATGCAGTTAGTCTCTTTTCTTTGGAAGAAAGTGGCAATATTTATACAAGAATGGAAAACCCAACCACAGAGGTTTTAGAAAAGCGAATTGCTACTTTGGAAGCAGGAGTGGGGGCCCTGGCTACTGCATCGGGTCAAGCCGCTGAAACAATATCGGTATTAAATATTACAAAATCCGGAGACGAAATCTTGTGCAGTAGTTCTTTATATGGTGGAACATTTACATTATTCAAAAATACACTTGGAAGATTAGGAATTAAAACAATTTTTTTTGACGTTACAGACCTTGATATGTTACATAAGAAAATCTCAAAAAAAACAAAGTTAATTTACGTTGAAACCATTGGTAATCCTGAATTGTCTGTACCAGATTTTGAAAAAATAGCAAAAATAGCACATGAAAATGGGATTCCCTTAATTGTAGATAATACATTTGCCACACCATTTTTATGTAAACCTTTCGAATTTGGCGCTGATATTATAATTCATTCTCTAACTAAATATATAAATGGTCATGGTACTTGTATTGGTGGAATTATTGTAGATAGTGGCAAATTCGATTGGAACAACGGAAAGTTTCCTGAATTAAGTGAACCAGATCCAGCATTTCACGGAGTAAACTTTTTCGAAAAATTCGGAAATAGGGCATATATTCAAAAAGCCAGGTCTCAATTTTTAAGAGACATAGGAAGTACTATTAGCCCTATTAATTCTTTTTTGATATTGCAAGGGTTAGAAACCTTAAGTTTAAGGATGCAAAGACATTGCTCAAATGCATTGCAAATAGCTCAGTACTTGCAAAATGACCCAAGGGTCAATTGGGTTATTTATCCAGGATTAGAAAATCATAAAACGCATGTAAACTCAAAAAAATATTTAAAGAATGGTTTTGGGGGGATCTTAACCTTTGGATTAAAAGGGGGATTAGAAGCAGGAAAACAATTTATAGAACACTTAGAACTCTTTCAACATGTTGCTAATGTTGGAGATGTTAGATCTTTAGCGATTCATCCTGCTAGTACCACTCACCAACAACTAACTAAAGAAGAACAACTTGCCTCTGGGGTTACTGAGGATATGATAAGACTATCTATAGGATTGGAAGATGTTATAGATTTAATAGAAGATATAAATCAATCCCTAACTAAAGCTACTACATTTCAAGGAGAATTAGGAAATAAATGCCTATAAACATACCGGCAAATTTACCAGCCGGTGAAATATTAAAAAAAGAAAATGTTTTTGTAATGTATCATGATAGGGCTATTCATCAAGATATTAGACCTTTGGAAATTATTATTCTAAATTTGATGCCTACAAAAGTTGTCACAGAAACTCAAATTCTTAGACTTTTAGGGAATACCCCTTTGCAAGTGAAAGTAAGCTTGTTAAGAATGATCACACATAAATCTAAGAACACTTCAGAGGAGTATTTGAGTACTTTTTATACAACATTACTTGAAATTAAATATAAAAAGTTTGACGGATTAATT is a window of Defluviitoga tunisiensis DNA encoding:
- a CDS encoding O-acetylhomoserine aminocarboxypropyltransferase/cysteine synthase family protein; the protein is MAKKNYKFDTLMIHAGYNSDPTTGSNVVPIYQTSSYMFKDTNHAVSLFSLEESGNIYTRMENPTTEVLEKRIATLEAGVGALATASGQAAETISVLNITKSGDEILCSSSLYGGTFTLFKNTLGRLGIKTIFFDVTDLDMLHKKISKKTKLIYVETIGNPELSVPDFEKIAKIAHENGIPLIVDNTFATPFLCKPFEFGADIIIHSLTKYINGHGTCIGGIIVDSGKFDWNNGKFPELSEPDPAFHGVNFFEKFGNRAYIQKARSQFLRDIGSTISPINSFLILQGLETLSLRMQRHCSNALQIAQYLQNDPRVNWVIYPGLENHKTHVNSKKYLKNGFGGILTFGLKGGLEAGKQFIEHLELFQHVANVGDVRSLAIHPASTTHQQLTKEEQLASGVTEDMIRLSIGLEDVIDLIEDINQSLTKATTFQGELGNKCL